Proteins from one Impatiens glandulifera chromosome 2, dImpGla2.1, whole genome shotgun sequence genomic window:
- the LOC124925432 gene encoding uncharacterized protein LOC124925432, whose product MEPPPPPSAAAVPVLPAAAHANCHESIDSSPRSRHTESSEENHAPQIPSGGGKLRLMCSYGGHIMPRPHDKSLRYVGGETRMVVADRNSSLSELTNRLSKTLLSGKSFTLKYQLPNEDLDSLISVTTDEDLENMIEEYERISASSAGSLSQKSSRLRLFLFPSKPDSSSSFGSLLENSVKSEGWFLDALNGTTRPFSESASVDCLLGLDEDIAAIAGNNDCSSAKEAESQLKGVGGNSSKLGAQDIQSVPDSPMLETTSSFGSASSSPLLANLPPIRIRPEEHKPQVSGIEDQFLQMNVAGAPPMQKQEDGGSSNFMIPSSTTPTVLTTPAVIALAPSPSAPLATFGASGDYLNRVFSDDERSDQGARKPSQLQSQPPPPSFVQPKPTSSGVDLASPDSVSSENSSTNPLSRQRTMLYQDPGVQFQNSSLNNRVPVNHVDQTLSDLNSTYLLPTQFDHQQQQQHQQINLQQQQQQPSQQFIQAGTHYIHQQPISPYYSLYPTQHQALHHPHQVIYVQARPPPAYNMPVHPSNYSDGSASAAAATGTVPSSQAMIAGKQEMASAMYRTGAAGAGGGSGPQQLVQVGSSQHQPQYIGYSQIHHPSHSMTAAAPTSGANNNGNYGYEYVEHHPTHGQIFYTTQQLPPQQMMTGQYQNIISSAPPPMATAMSEAAGGSSQLPGESMKQQMRTSQPL is encoded by the exons ATGGAACCTCCACCGCCGCCTTCCGCCGCCGCCGTGCCCGTGCTCCCAGCGGCGGCGCATGCCAATTGTCATGAATCTATCGATTCCTCGCCGCGATCCCGACACACCGAATCCTCGGAGGAGAATCATGCGCCGCAGATCCCTAGCGGCGGCGGCAAGTTGCGACTCATGTGTAGCTATGGAGGTCATATAATGCCCCGTCCACACGATAAATCTCTCCGATACGTAGGCGGAGAGACGCGGATGGTCGTCGCTGATCGTAACTCATCTCTTTCCGAACTCACCAACCGCCTCTCCAAAACCCTCCTTTCTGGAAAATCCTTTACTCTCAAGTACCAACTCCCAAATGAAGACCTTGATTCACTCATATCTGTTACCACCGATGAAGATTTAGAGAATATGATCGAGGAGTATGAGCGAATTTCCGCCTCCTCTGCCGGTTCGCTCTCCCAAAAATCCTCTCGTCTCCGTCTTTTTCTCTTTCCATCCAAACCGGATTCTTCTTCCTCATTTGGCTCTCTCCTCGAGAATTCCGTCAAATCGGAGGGTTGGTTTCTCGATGCCCTTAACGGTACTACCAGACCCTTCTCGGAGTCTGCATCGGTTGACTGTCTGCTGGGTCTCGATGAAGATATCGCCGCAATCGCCGGCAATAATGACTGTTCCTCCGCTAAAGAAGCCGAGTCGCAGCTGAAGGGAGTCGGCGGGAATAGCAGCAAGCTCGGCGCTCAGGATATTCAATCGGTACCCGATTCGCCGATGCTTGAGACAACCTCGTCGTTTGGATCGGCTTCCTCGTCACCTTTGCTGGCTAATCTGCCCCCAATTCGTATTCGTCCGGAGGAACATAAACCGCAGGTGAGTGGAATTGAGGACCAGTTCTTGCAGATGAATGTTGCTGGGGCTCCTCCTATGCAGAAGCAAGAGGATGGGGGTAGTAGTAACTTTATGATTCCTTCTTCGACGACGCCTACTGTACTGACGACCCCTGCCGTGATAGCATTGGCTCCGTCGCCTTCTGCCCCGTTGGCAACTTTTGGGGCTTCGGGTGATTACTTAAATAGGGTTTTCTCCGATGATGAGAGATCTGATCAGGGAGCCCGTAAGCCATCGCAATTGCAGTCTCAGCCGCCTCCGCCATCATTTGTACAGCCAAAACCTACTTCCTCTGGTGTTGATTTGGCTTCTCCAGATTCAGTTTCAAG TGAGAATAGTTCAACCAATCCATTGTCTCGCCAAAGAACCATGCTCTACCAAGATCCTGGTGTTCAATTTCAAAACTCTTCTTTGAACAACAGGGTTCCTGTTAATCATGTTGATCAAACACTGTCCGATCTGAATTCTACATATTTACTGCCTACACAATTCGATcatcagcagcagcagcaacatCAGCAAATAAATCTAcagcagcaacaacaacaaccttCACAGCAGTTCATTCAGGCTGGGACACATTACATTCACCAGCAACCAATATCTCCTTATTATTCATTATACCCTACCCAGCACCAAGCACTCCATCATCCTCACCAAGTTATTTACGTTCAAGCTAGACCACCACCAGCCTACAACATGCCAGTTCACCCATCAAACTACAGTGATGGTTCTGCTTCTGCTGCTGCTGCGACTGGTACTGTCCCTTCAAGTCAAGCCATGATTGCCGGTAAACAGGAAATGGCTTCGGCCATGTATAGGACTGGTGCAGCAGGAGCAGGAGGAGGATCAGGACCTCAGCAGTTGGTTCAAGTGGGTTCTAGTCAACATCAACCACAATACATTGGATACTCTCAGATTCATCATCCTTCTCATTCCATGACTGCTGCAGCACCTACTTCTGGTGCAAATAATAATGGGAATTATGGATATGAATATGTTGAACACCACCCGACACACGGGCAGATATTTTACACCACCCAGCAGTTGCCCCCGCAACAAATGATGACTGGTCAGTATCAAAACATCATCTCATCAGCTCCTCCTCCCATGGCTACTGCTATGTCAGAAGCTGCTGGTGGTTCCTCTCAGCTCCCAGGAGAAAGCATGAAGCAGCAGATGAGGACTTCACAACCATTGTAG